A stretch of the Tardiphaga sp. 709 genome encodes the following:
- a CDS encoding glycosyltransferase, whose product MTSFPMPERDGSDRRAEPASELDCLRGILPVPLLHAAERRSRELNLGADQILIRWGVISEEKYVAHLARHLGIGFDDLSTVGRAHCSLADADLPGIAEFGILPLQEDDTLNWVVAPRAFTARRLTRFSTTYPSLIARIRLTTRRHLHQYLTEQTGDALSHIAAEGLLQKQPTMSAKSIIGWRKGLQPAILLLICAVLALLHPTLTMDLIGGLAAIWFLAFSLLRLTCVLVPPQPEQQFPPLRDDQLPIYSVVVALYREEASVPGLLRSLQRLDYPSEKLDIILVLEPDDLRTRAAVARARPGPQVQVLIAQARGPKTKPKALNVALPFVRGSFLTVFDAEDDPDPGQLRAALGMFRQHNDDVACVQAGLHFDNLTHSLLSRMAAVEYAGLFAVFLPGLVALGMPLPLGGTSNHFRTDTLRRIGGWDAYNVTEDADLGIRLARLGYRSVAIPSVTLEEAPIVFGAWLRQRSRWMKGWMQTWAVHMRDPRKLWDEAGARGFFALNIILGGNILTSLAFAVLVVKLIACLLLTDSTLLFGDRLSSLHVLAIACGFIATCVLGLTGLMRRGRLRDGWILALTPIYWGCLSIATWRALWQFWTRRHHWEKTEHGLVHRAGTMAASRGRTQR is encoded by the coding sequence ATGACCTCCTTCCCCATGCCGGAGCGAGACGGGTCGGACCGGCGCGCGGAACCAGCCAGCGAACTCGACTGCCTGCGCGGCATACTCCCGGTCCCGCTTCTGCACGCCGCGGAGCGACGGAGCCGCGAGCTCAATCTGGGCGCCGATCAGATCCTGATCCGATGGGGCGTTATCAGCGAGGAAAAGTATGTCGCGCATCTGGCCCGCCACCTTGGCATCGGCTTCGACGATCTCTCGACAGTCGGGCGCGCTCACTGCTCCCTGGCGGATGCTGACCTTCCGGGGATCGCGGAGTTCGGCATCCTGCCCCTCCAGGAGGATGACACACTCAACTGGGTCGTCGCGCCGCGTGCTTTTACAGCACGGCGCCTGACGCGTTTCTCCACCACATATCCATCACTGATCGCGCGCATTCGGCTGACGACGCGGCGTCACCTGCATCAATATCTGACCGAGCAAACCGGCGACGCGCTTTCGCATATCGCCGCCGAAGGCCTGCTGCAGAAGCAACCTACCATGTCGGCCAAGTCGATCATCGGTTGGCGCAAAGGATTGCAGCCGGCGATTCTGCTGCTGATATGCGCGGTTCTCGCGCTTCTGCACCCGACACTGACTATGGATCTGATCGGCGGCCTGGCGGCGATCTGGTTTCTCGCCTTTTCACTTCTCAGGCTGACTTGCGTGCTGGTGCCGCCGCAGCCGGAGCAACAGTTTCCACCTTTGCGCGACGACCAATTGCCAATCTACTCGGTGGTCGTCGCGCTCTATCGCGAGGAAGCGTCCGTTCCGGGTCTGTTGCGATCCCTGCAAAGGCTCGACTATCCCTCTGAAAAACTCGATATCATTCTGGTGCTTGAGCCCGACGATCTGCGGACCCGCGCAGCCGTCGCCAGAGCCCGGCCGGGACCGCAGGTTCAGGTCCTGATCGCACAGGCCAGGGGTCCGAAGACCAAGCCGAAGGCACTGAATGTTGCGCTTCCCTTCGTGCGCGGCAGCTTTCTGACGGTGTTCGACGCCGAAGACGATCCCGACCCCGGCCAATTGCGCGCCGCGCTCGGCATGTTTCGTCAGCACAACGACGACGTCGCCTGCGTTCAGGCGGGGCTGCATTTCGACAATCTGACGCATAGCCTGCTGTCGCGCATGGCGGCAGTCGAATATGCCGGGCTGTTTGCAGTCTTCCTGCCTGGGCTTGTCGCATTGGGCATGCCGCTGCCGCTTGGCGGCACCTCCAACCATTTCCGCACGGACACCTTGCGCCGCATTGGCGGCTGGGATGCCTATAACGTCACGGAAGATGCCGACCTCGGGATCCGCCTGGCGCGACTGGGCTATCGCTCGGTGGCCATTCCATCGGTCACGCTTGAGGAAGCACCGATCGTGTTCGGCGCGTGGCTGCGACAACGCTCACGCTGGATGAAGGGCTGGATGCAGACCTGGGCCGTGCATATGCGCGATCCCCGAAAACTGTGGGACGAAGCCGGCGCGCGGGGATTCTTCGCACTCAACATCATCCTTGGCGGCAATATCCTGACGTCGCTGGCCTTTGCGGTGCTGGTCGTCAAACTTATCGCCTGCCTGCTGCTTACCGATAGCACCCTGCTGTTTGGCGACCGGTTGTCGTCCCTGCACGTGCTGGCCATCGCCTGCGGCTTCATCGCGACCTGCGTCCTGGGCCTCACCGGCCTGATGCGCCGTGGCCGCCTACGCGATGGCTGGATCCTGGCCCTAACGCCGATTTATTGGGGCTGTCTCTCGATTGCGACCTGGCGCGCCCTGTGGCAATTCTGGACCCGGCGCCATCACTGGGAAAAGACCGAGCACGGCCTCGTGCACCGGGCCGGGACGATGGCAGCGAGCCGCGGGCGAACTCAGAGATAG
- a CDS encoding transporter substrate-binding domain-containing protein, which translates to MKCRATALTLGALLAAWMSLFSAAPASAQTSAPAVSQPGPQAVPGFWDPRRRPDRPDLSRITVIRFLTETDYPPFNFTGPDGNPAGFNVDLARLLCEEIKVTCTVQMRRFETLLDAISSNRGDAIIASMAVTPQIRARVDFTDPYYRAPARFVARKNAVMPEIRPEYLEGKKVGVIAGSTHEAYLKAMFTDAVLVPFPSDDALRQALKRSEVDFIFGDAISFAFWINGSDSADCCAFSGGPFIESRFFGEGIGIAVRKGNDTLRQALNWALFRVWEKGRYTDLWLRYFSVSPF; encoded by the coding sequence ATGAAGTGTCGCGCAACTGCGCTGACCCTTGGCGCTTTGCTGGCCGCATGGATGTCGCTGTTTTCGGCCGCACCGGCTTCGGCGCAGACGTCGGCTCCGGCTGTGAGCCAGCCCGGTCCGCAGGCCGTGCCGGGCTTCTGGGATCCGCGTCGCCGTCCGGATCGGCCGGACCTGTCGCGCATCACCGTGATCCGCTTCCTGACCGAGACCGACTATCCGCCGTTCAACTTCACCGGCCCTGACGGCAATCCGGCGGGCTTCAATGTCGATCTCGCGCGGCTTCTTTGTGAGGAGATCAAGGTCACCTGCACGGTGCAGATGCGCCGCTTCGAGACGCTGCTCGATGCCATCTCCAGCAACCGTGGCGATGCCATCATTGCTTCCATGGCTGTGACACCGCAGATCCGCGCCCGTGTCGATTTCACCGATCCCTATTACCGTGCACCGGCGCGCTTCGTGGCCCGCAAGAATGCCGTGATGCCGGAGATCCGCCCGGAATATCTCGAAGGCAAGAAGGTCGGCGTGATCGCGGGCTCGACCCACGAGGCCTATCTGAAGGCGATGTTCACCGACGCCGTGCTGGTGCCTTTTCCAAGCGACGATGCGCTACGCCAGGCGCTGAAACGCAGCGAGGTCGATTTCATCTTCGGTGATGCGATCTCGTTTGCCTTCTGGATCAACGGCAGCGATTCCGCCGATTGTTGCGCCTTCAGCGGCGGGCCCTTCATAGAAAGCCGCTTTTTCGGTGAGGGTATCGGCATCGCCGTCCGCAAAGGCAACGACACGCTGCGCCAGGCGCTGAACTGGGCCCTGTTCCGGGTCTGGGAGAAAGGCCGCTACACCGATTTGTGGCTGCGTTATTTCTCGGTCAGCCCGTTCTGA
- a CDS encoding lysine--tRNA ligase — MSTPDPTMSPSELRALAETSNAWPFEQAKALVARLKKTPKEEVLFETGYGPSGLPHIGTFGEVARTTMVRHAFRVLTEDKIKTRLIAFSDDMDGLRKVPDNVPNKDMLAAHLGKPLTRVPDPFSNEYPSFGAANNARLRVFLDQFGFDYEFASSTDYYTSGRFDATLLKMLAVYDKVMDIILPTLGPDRRATYSPFLPISRTTGVVLQVPMIRRDVAAGTVTYVDPDTNEEVTTPVTGGNVKCQWKADWAMRWAALGIDYEMAGKDLIDSVKLSGKICAALGGTPPEGFNYELFLDDKGGKISKSKGNGLTIDEWLRYASPESLSLFMYREPKAAKRLFFDVIPRNVDEYQQFVEGYAKQDPKQRLSNPAWHIHAGDPPVADMPVTFQLLLTLVSSSNAENAETLWGFIRRYRPGVSAATHSRLDAMVGYAINYYRDFVAPTKTFREPTDVERVALQDLRDALSQLPTDATPEDIQNAVYEIGRREPFLDHKKLAKDGRPGVSLDWFNMLYQVLLGQEKGPRFGSFVAVYGVQNAINMIDGALARSA, encoded by the coding sequence ATGTCCACGCCAGACCCCACCATGAGCCCGAGCGAGCTGCGCGCGCTCGCCGAGACTTCCAACGCCTGGCCGTTCGAGCAGGCGAAGGCGCTGGTGGCGCGTCTGAAGAAAACACCGAAAGAGGAAGTGCTGTTCGAGACCGGCTACGGTCCGTCGGGCCTGCCGCATATCGGCACCTTCGGGGAGGTCGCGCGCACGACCATGGTGCGCCATGCCTTCCGCGTGCTCACCGAGGACAAGATCAAGACCCGACTCATTGCCTTCTCCGACGACATGGACGGCCTGCGCAAGGTCCCGGACAACGTGCCGAACAAGGACATGCTGGCCGCGCATCTCGGCAAGCCACTGACGCGGGTGCCGGATCCGTTCTCGAACGAATATCCGTCCTTCGGCGCGGCCAACAATGCACGGCTGCGCGTCTTCCTGGATCAGTTCGGCTTCGATTACGAGTTCGCCTCGTCGACCGACTACTACACATCCGGCCGGTTCGACGCGACGCTGCTGAAGATGCTCGCGGTCTATGACAAGGTCATGGACATCATCCTGCCGACCCTGGGCCCGGATCGCCGCGCGACCTATTCGCCGTTCCTGCCGATCAGCAGGACAACGGGTGTGGTGCTGCAGGTACCGATGATTCGGCGCGACGTGGCTGCCGGCACCGTCACCTATGTCGATCCTGACACTAACGAAGAAGTCACGACGCCGGTCACCGGCGGCAATGTGAAGTGCCAGTGGAAGGCCGACTGGGCGATGCGCTGGGCGGCGCTCGGCATCGACTACGAAATGGCCGGCAAGGATCTCATCGACTCCGTGAAGCTGTCCGGCAAGATCTGCGCGGCACTCGGCGGCACGCCGCCGGAAGGCTTCAACTATGAGCTCTTCCTCGACGACAAGGGCGGCAAGATTTCGAAGTCGAAGGGCAACGGCCTGACCATCGACGAATGGCTGCGCTATGCCTCGCCGGAGTCATTGTCGCTGTTCATGTATCGCGAGCCGAAGGCGGCCAAGCGGCTGTTCTTCGACGTCATCCCGCGCAATGTCGACGAGTACCAGCAATTCGTCGAAGGCTATGCGAAGCAGGATCCCAAGCAGCGCCTGTCCAATCCGGCCTGGCACATCCATGCCGGCGATCCGCCGGTGGCGGACATGCCGGTCACGTTCCAGCTGCTGCTGACGCTGGTGTCGTCGTCGAATGCCGAGAATGCCGAAACCCTGTGGGGCTTCATCCGGCGTTATCGGCCGGGTGTCTCCGCAGCGACGCATTCGCGGCTCGACGCGATGGTCGGCTATGCCATCAACTACTATCGGGACTTCGTGGCGCCGACCAAGACGTTCCGCGAGCCCACTGATGTCGAACGCGTGGCGCTGCAGGATTTGCGGGATGCGCTGTCGCAACTGCCGACGGATGCCACGCCGGAAGACATCCAGAACGCGGTCTACGAGATCGGCCGCCGCGAGCCGTTCCTCGATCACAAGAAGCTCGCCAAGGACGGCCGGCCCGGCGTCTCGCTCGACTGGTTCAATATGCTGTACCAGGTGCTGCTCGGCCAGGAGAAGGGCCCGCGCTTCGGGTCCTTCGTCGCGGTCTATGGCGTGCAGAATGCGATCAATATGATCGACGGCGCGCTGGCGCGCTCGGCCTGA
- a CDS encoding SgcJ/EcaC family oxidoreductase: MKTKTIVAGTIALALVSAGSLAHAKPMTCAVVTTKQIEALFDRWNASLATLDPAKVTANYASDAVLLPTVSNTPRTDSASIQSYFVDFLKKHPQGKIDTRTVKIGCNMASDVGTYTFTLSGKSPSDTQIVKARYSYVYVYRDKKWLIAHHHSSAMPEPVMPAAATAAPK, from the coding sequence ATGAAAACCAAAACAATCGTTGCCGGCACGATCGCACTGGCCCTCGTCAGCGCAGGTTCTCTCGCACATGCGAAGCCCATGACCTGCGCGGTCGTCACGACGAAGCAGATCGAAGCGCTGTTCGACCGCTGGAATGCCTCGCTCGCGACGCTCGACCCCGCCAAAGTCACCGCCAACTACGCTTCCGACGCGGTGCTGCTGCCGACGGTGTCCAACACGCCGCGCACCGACAGCGCGTCGATCCAGAGCTACTTCGTGGATTTCCTGAAGAAACACCCGCAAGGCAAGATCGACACGCGCACCGTCAAGATCGGCTGCAACATGGCATCCGACGTCGGCACCTACACCTTTACGCTGTCCGGCAAGTCCCCCAGCGATACGCAAATCGTCAAGGCCCGCTACAGCTATGTCTATGTCTACCGCGACAAGAAATGGCTGATCGCGCACCACCACTCGTCGGCAATGCCGGAGCCTGTCATGCCGGCGGCTGCGACGGCAGCGCCGAAATAG
- a CDS encoding helix-turn-helix transcriptional regulator — translation MLSHAQIWNALDRLAERNGMSPSGLAKKAGLDATTFNKSKRITNDGRERWPSTESVSKALTATGVTIDSFVTLIEGTKRIVQSVPLLGFAQAGHGGYFDDAGFPAGSKGWDEVGLPSVNDEHAYALKISGDSMKPAYRDGDIIVVSPEAQIRKGDRVVVKTKDGEVMAKELKRRTTKIIELQSLNPNHVDRSFPASDIAWIARIVWASQ, via the coding sequence ATGCTCTCGCACGCCCAGATCTGGAACGCCCTCGACCGCCTCGCAGAGCGCAACGGCATGTCACCCTCCGGCCTTGCGAAGAAAGCGGGGCTCGACGCCACGACTTTCAACAAATCCAAGCGCATCACCAACGACGGCCGCGAACGCTGGCCGTCGACCGAATCGGTCTCGAAGGCGCTGACTGCGACCGGCGTGACCATCGACAGCTTCGTCACGCTGATCGAAGGCACCAAGCGCATCGTACAGTCGGTACCGCTACTCGGCTTCGCACAGGCCGGCCATGGCGGTTACTTCGACGACGCGGGTTTTCCCGCCGGTAGCAAGGGCTGGGATGAAGTCGGCCTGCCTTCGGTGAACGACGAGCACGCCTATGCGCTGAAGATCTCTGGCGACTCGATGAAGCCCGCTTATCGCGACGGCGACATCATCGTCGTCTCGCCGGAAGCGCAGATCCGCAAAGGCGACCGCGTCGTGGTCAAGACCAAGGACGGCGAGGTGATGGCGAAGGAATTGAAGCGCCGAACCACCAAGATCATCGAATTGCAATCGCTCAATCCCAACCATGTCGACCGCAGCTTTCCGGCCTCCGACATCGCCTGGATCGCGCGCATCGTCTGGGCGAGCCAGTAA
- a CDS encoding DUF952 domain-containing protein — MRTIYKICPASSWREAERQGTYRGSADDARDGFIHFSTAAQLPETLRKYYFGQTGLFLIAVDADALGDDLRWEPSRGGDLFPHLYGELDLGAVTAVMDLRARSDGNHDIPELKS; from the coding sequence TTGCGCACCATCTATAAAATCTGTCCGGCCTCGAGCTGGCGCGAGGCCGAGCGCCAGGGCACCTATCGCGGCAGTGCCGACGATGCCCGGGACGGCTTCATCCACTTCTCGACCGCGGCGCAGCTCCCCGAGACGCTCCGGAAGTATTATTTCGGCCAGACCGGCCTGTTTCTGATCGCTGTGGACGCAGACGCACTCGGTGACGACCTGCGCTGGGAGCCGTCCCGCGGCGGCGATCTGTTCCCGCATCTCTACGGCGAACTCGATCTAGGCGCCGTCACGGCCGTCATGGATCTGCGTGCGCGCTCCGACGGCAACCACGACATTCCGGAGCTCAAATCGTGA